A single window of Bacteroidales bacterium DNA harbors:
- a CDS encoding glutamine synthetase III, protein MLRFSALEKVSERKPIKTEIPRGKISDYFGELTFNDAAMREYLTSEAYRKVRNAIEKGEKIDRRVADQVAASMKAWAIGKGATHYTHWFHPLSGATAEKHDAFINPVDGGKAMENFRGNELIQQEPDASSFPSGGIRNTFEARGYTAWDPTSPAFILDNTLCIPTIFVSYTGESLDYKTPLLKTLAVLDGAATEVCHYFDKDVKRVVATLGWEQEYFLVDSALFNARPDMILTGRTVFGHSSAKDQQLSDHYFGTIPSRVMEFMKDFEYESHRLGIPVKTRHNEVAPGQFECAPVYEEVNLAVDHNQLLMHLLKRVGSKHNFNVLLHEKPYARVNGSGKHNNWSLQTDTGINLLSPGSDSRSNLRFLTFLVNILKALHEHSDLIRSAIATASNDHRLGAHEAPPAIISAFIGTQLTEALNQLELQGKVNKGGSQGLNLNIPKIPEILLDNTDRNRTSPFAFTGNKFEFRAVGSSTICSKAMTPLNLILANQLKKFKKDVDHLIGQKIRKEDAILRVLRDYIATAKNILFEGNSYSEEWAEEAARRGLSNITATPQALIKAFNDKTVGLYEEEGVLNRRELHARHVIKMEKYVKQIQIESRVIGDLATNHIIPVAIDYQNVLIKNVRGLQEVLDNKTFVKLSKNQLQALKDISLHIAEIKENVFKMIEERKIANKIEDAQEQAIYYNEKIFPFFAIIRYHVDKLELLVDDKLWPLPKYRELLFLK, encoded by the coding sequence ATGTTAAGATTTTCAGCACTTGAGAAGGTTTCGGAACGGAAACCGATAAAAACAGAGATTCCCCGCGGGAAGATCTCCGATTATTTTGGCGAACTGACTTTCAACGATGCAGCGATGCGGGAGTACCTGACATCGGAGGCTTACAGGAAAGTAAGAAATGCCATCGAAAAAGGGGAAAAAATTGACCGTCGTGTAGCCGACCAGGTAGCAGCCTCGATGAAAGCCTGGGCCATTGGTAAAGGGGCAACCCACTACACCCACTGGTTTCATCCTTTGAGTGGCGCTACGGCCGAAAAGCATGATGCCTTCATCAACCCGGTGGACGGCGGCAAAGCGATGGAAAATTTCAGGGGCAACGAGTTGATTCAACAGGAACCGGATGCTTCGAGTTTCCCGAGCGGTGGCATCCGAAATACATTTGAGGCACGCGGCTATACAGCCTGGGACCCAACCTCGCCTGCCTTTATCCTCGACAATACCCTTTGCATCCCCACCATCTTTGTTTCCTACACCGGTGAATCGCTGGACTATAAAACACCGTTGCTGAAAACACTGGCTGTGCTGGATGGCGCTGCTACCGAAGTTTGTCATTATTTCGACAAAGATGTGAAACGTGTAGTAGCCACATTGGGATGGGAACAGGAGTATTTCCTGGTGGATTCGGCGCTTTTTAATGCCCGTCCCGACATGATCCTTACCGGAAGGACGGTGTTTGGCCATTCGTCTGCCAAAGATCAGCAACTCTCCGATCACTATTTTGGCACCATTCCGTCGAGGGTGATGGAGTTCATGAAAGACTTTGAATATGAATCACACCGTCTCGGGATTCCTGTCAAGACAAGACATAACGAAGTGGCGCCCGGCCAGTTCGAATGCGCCCCGGTATATGAAGAGGTGAACCTTGCCGTTGATCACAACCAACTGCTGATGCACCTGCTGAAAAGGGTTGGAAGCAAGCATAATTTCAACGTCCTGCTGCACGAAAAGCCCTATGCAAGAGTCAACGGATCGGGTAAGCACAACAACTGGTCGTTGCAGACCGACACCGGGATCAACCTATTGTCGCCGGGCAGCGACAGCCGGTCGAACCTCAGGTTTCTCACTTTTCTGGTTAATATTCTGAAGGCGTTGCACGAACATTCCGATCTTATCCGTTCAGCCATTGCCACTGCCAGCAACGATCACCGGCTTGGCGCCCATGAAGCACCGCCGGCTATCATTTCAGCCTTCATCGGCACGCAGCTCACCGAAGCCCTCAACCAGCTTGAATTGCAAGGTAAAGTAAACAAAGGAGGCAGCCAGGGCTTGAACCTGAACATCCCAAAAATCCCTGAGATTCTTCTTGATAATACCGACCGTAACCGTACCTCGCCTTTCGCATTTACCGGCAATAAATTCGAGTTCCGGGCAGTGGGATCATCCACCATCTGCTCAAAAGCCATGACCCCGCTTAACCTGATCCTTGCAAACCAGTTAAAAAAATTCAAAAAGGATGTTGACCATCTGATCGGACAAAAAATCCGCAAAGAAGACGCCATCCTCAGGGTGCTCAGGGATTACATCGCTACAGCCAAAAACATTCTTTTTGAGGGAAACTCATACAGCGAAGAATGGGCAGAAGAAGCTGCCCGCAGAGGACTGTCGAACATCACTGCCACTCCTCAGGCGCTGATCAAAGCGTTCAACGATAAAACAGTCGGTCTTTATGAAGAGGAGGGTGTCCTGAACAGGCGCGAACTTCATGCCCGCCATGTGATCAAAATGGAAAAGTATGTCAAGCAGATCCAGATCGAATCGCGGGTAATCGGCGACCTGGCTACAAACCACATCATTCCGGTAGCGATTGATTACCAGAACGTCCTCATCAAAAATGTACGTGGTTTACAGGAGGTTCTTGACAACAAAACCTTTGTAAAACTCTCGAAAAATCAATTGCAGGCACTTAAAGACATTTCGCTTCATATCGCTGAGATCAAAGAAAACGTTTTCAAAATGATTGAAGAACGCAAGATTGCAAACAAGATCGAAGACGCTCAGGAACAGGCGATTTATTACAATGAAAAGATTTTCCCGTTCTTTGCGATCATCCGTTACCATGTGGATAAACTCGAACTGCTTGTAGATGACAAACTATGGCCATTGCCAAAATACCGGGAGCTATTGTTTTTAAAATAA
- a CDS encoding DUF4831 family protein, producing MKKKVAAFILMMLLPGIVTFGQVNVIHVNNPASMPVGSGFYYTLPLTVLQVDVVLRVEKQAKGPMVNYAERYLGITDAIQSDNTLFEISRVIITPTAKPDPEEVYYVEMGQRDSKDPRMLLFEVNESGYLVSANNIDAQNRKLPKSGRQIMIDGTEFTSGDDSDFMYSGKVNISTDTIVRRVAVDTTIVEQLSFRSRALDKPDQDFAVEIMAKIEEVRESRYKLLTGFQETAYETGTLQFMDEQLQKLEEEYIALFRGKSFTYFENHTFYFTPPKKQEKTTAPLFMFSANSGISPAKGGIGETVELTLEPAGTGQMIDGFAGKKGQDASQNGIAYRVPGQAFASLKIGKEEIHTEQLTVTQLGTVRRLPFNKFKVEFSPETGGIMMLMLE from the coding sequence ATGAAGAAAAAAGTCGCTGCTTTCATTTTGATGATGCTGCTTCCGGGTATAGTTACCTTTGGGCAGGTTAATGTAATTCATGTGAATAACCCCGCATCGATGCCTGTCGGAAGCGGCTTTTACTACACTTTGCCCCTCACGGTGCTGCAGGTTGATGTGGTGCTGAGAGTTGAAAAACAGGCGAAAGGTCCGATGGTGAATTATGCTGAACGCTACCTCGGGATTACCGATGCCATTCAGTCTGACAATACCTTGTTCGAAATCAGCCGGGTAATCATCACACCCACGGCAAAACCCGATCCTGAGGAAGTTTACTATGTCGAAATGGGTCAACGTGATTCAAAAGACCCGCGAATGCTGCTTTTCGAAGTCAATGAATCAGGTTATTTGGTTTCAGCGAATAATATCGATGCGCAAAACCGCAAATTACCAAAGAGTGGCCGACAGATCATGATTGATGGAACCGAATTTACTTCGGGTGATGACAGTGATTTTATGTACTCAGGAAAGGTCAACATTTCCACAGATACTATTGTTCGAAGGGTAGCCGTGGATACAACGATTGTTGAACAATTAAGTTTTCGCAGCCGGGCACTGGACAAACCCGATCAGGATTTTGCCGTCGAAATCATGGCTAAAATTGAAGAGGTCAGGGAGTCGCGTTACAAATTGTTAACCGGTTTCCAGGAAACAGCCTATGAAACAGGCACCCTTCAGTTTATGGATGAGCAACTTCAAAAATTGGAAGAAGAGTACATTGCATTATTTCGTGGAAAGTCGTTTACTTATTTCGAAAACCACACTTTTTACTTCACCCCTCCAAAAAAACAGGAAAAAACCACGGCGCCGCTTTTCATGTTCTCAGCCAACTCAGGGATCAGCCCGGCAAAAGGTGGTATTGGCGAAACGGTTGAGTTGACCCTTGAACCTGCAGGAACAGGTCAAATGATTGATGGTTTTGCAGGCAAAAAAGGCCAGGATGCATCACAGAATGGAATTGCTTACCGGGTTCCGGGACAAGCTTTTGCCAGTTTGAAAATTGGCAAAGAAGAAATTCACACGGAACAATTAACAGTGACCCAGTTGGGAACTGTCCGCCGTTTACCTTTCAATAAGTTCAAAGTTGAATTTTCGCCGGAAACCGGAGGGATAATGATGCTTATGCTGGAGTAG
- a CDS encoding energy transducer TonB, translating to MSENKKDKKFINLPKYPGGKAAFQEFVRKNLRYPKEALENKIEGAVHVRYRVDGLGRVLDVEVTHGIGYGCDEEAMRVVWLLKYEKAKNRGLRVTASMKTRINFKLPEAAPIQIDYVTKPKPAEKSPTPPPKSGGQTYGYTIEF from the coding sequence ATGAGTGAAAATAAGAAAGATAAAAAGTTTATTAACCTGCCAAAATACCCGGGTGGTAAGGCAGCTTTCCAGGAATTTGTCCGTAAAAACCTGCGATATCCGAAAGAGGCTTTGGAGAATAAGATAGAGGGGGCTGTTCATGTGCGTTACCGGGTGGATGGCTTGGGCAGGGTGCTTGATGTTGAGGTGACCCATGGAATCGGTTATGGCTGCGATGAAGAGGCCATGCGGGTTGTCTGGCTGCTGAAGTACGAAAAAGCCAAAAACCGCGGCCTCAGAGTTACTGCCTCGATGAAAACCAGGATCAATTTCAAGTTGCCGGAAGCCGCCCCGATTCAGATTGATTATGTAACCAAACCAAAACCTGCTGAAAAATCACCAACTCCACCTCCAAAATCCGGCGGTCAGACTTACGGTTATACGATCGAATTTTAG
- a CDS encoding acyl-CoA dehydrogenase family protein, translated as MIDFSLTPEQHGIIEKYRDFTNRWIIPNRLKYDELAEFPWEIVKAAYKEGIMNGPMPKIYGGHDHSLLDGALASEELGAGCIGIGICIDANTLALTPLYVAASDALKKKYFGLINEVQGVAAYCLTEPNAGSDVQGIKTTAIKKGDKYIINGHKRYITNAEASTFLTVFAITDPEKGSRSLTAFLVPSDSPGIEMKPRLKKMGQKASVQNEILFTDVEVPAENMIGEEGHGFIIAMKTFDRTRTGVGALSVGNARHAYETAKNWTKNRRQFGAPISSNQAIAFMLADMATKVETARILVWYAAWAYDHDKKKLNKLSAMSKLYASDIGMEVTTDAVQAMGGEGYTWDFGVEKMMRDAKLCQIYEGTNQIQRLVISKSILKE; from the coding sequence ATGATCGACTTTTCTTTAACTCCCGAACAGCACGGCATCATTGAGAAATACCGTGACTTCACCAACCGGTGGATTATTCCGAACAGACTAAAGTACGACGAGCTGGCCGAATTTCCCTGGGAAATCGTCAAGGCTGCTTACAAAGAAGGTATTATGAATGGCCCGATGCCTAAAATATATGGCGGACACGATCACTCGCTGCTTGATGGGGCACTGGCCTCCGAAGAGTTAGGCGCCGGCTGCATTGGAATCGGCATTTGCATTGATGCCAATACCCTGGCGCTCACCCCTCTCTATGTTGCCGCTTCAGATGCACTAAAGAAAAAATATTTTGGCCTGATCAACGAGGTGCAGGGTGTTGCCGCCTATTGCCTCACCGAACCCAATGCAGGCTCAGACGTGCAGGGAATCAAAACAACCGCCATAAAAAAGGGAGATAAATACATCATCAACGGGCACAAGCGCTATATCACGAATGCCGAAGCTTCAACGTTTCTGACAGTGTTTGCGATTACTGATCCGGAGAAAGGATCAAGAAGCCTGACAGCATTCCTGGTTCCTTCTGATAGCCCGGGCATTGAAATGAAGCCCAGATTAAAGAAAATGGGGCAAAAGGCCAGCGTTCAAAACGAAATTCTATTCACCGATGTGGAGGTTCCTGCTGAAAACATGATTGGCGAAGAAGGCCATGGTTTTATCATTGCCATGAAAACATTCGACCGCACACGCACAGGTGTCGGTGCGCTAAGTGTGGGCAATGCCCGCCATGCCTACGAAACAGCAAAAAACTGGACCAAAAACCGCCGTCAGTTCGGGGCCCCCATCTCATCCAATCAGGCAATTGCTTTTATGCTGGCTGACATGGCGACGAAGGTGGAAACCGCCAGAATCCTGGTTTGGTATGCTGCATGGGCTTATGACCACGACAAGAAAAAACTCAACAAGCTTTCAGCGATGTCGAAACTTTATGCTTCAGATATAGGCATGGAAGTTACCACGGATGCGGTACAGGCCATGGGTGGTGAGGGCTATACCTGGGATTTTGGCGTGGAAAAAATGATGCGTGACGCCAAACTCTGCCAGATTTATGAAGGAACCAATCAAATCCAAAGGCTGGTGATATCGAAGAGTATTTTGAAGGAGTAG
- a CDS encoding dihydrofolate reductase codes for MISIIVAVAENMAIGKDNQLLWHISEDLKRFKILTSGHTVVMGRNTWLSLPKRPLPHRINIVITDNPTECFEGCLMVNSIEAAIAKCPKDEESFVMGGASIYRQFMPLADRLYVTRVDQPFEGDTFFPEIKPEDWKILEQSTWFDIPDGSFRYRFENYSRIESKENR; via the coding sequence ATGATTTCAATCATTGTTGCTGTAGCTGAAAACATGGCAATTGGAAAAGACAACCAATTGCTGTGGCATATTTCGGAGGATTTGAAAAGATTTAAAATACTAACCTCCGGACATACGGTTGTCATGGGAAGGAACACCTGGCTATCACTACCAAAGCGCCCCCTACCCCATCGGATTAACATCGTCATTACGGATAATCCAACCGAGTGTTTTGAAGGGTGTTTGATGGTGAACTCCATCGAAGCAGCCATCGCCAAATGCCCCAAAGATGAAGAGTCCTTTGTGATGGGTGGCGCCTCCATTTACCGCCAGTTTATGCCACTTGCCGACAGGCTCTACGTTACACGGGTTGATCAACCATTTGAAGGAGACACTTTTTTCCCTGAAATAAAACCTGAAGATTGGAAAATTTTGGAACAATCAACATGGTTTGATATACCCGACGGGAGCTTCAGGTACCGGTTCGAAAATTATTCGCGAATCGAATCAAAAGAAAATCGCTAA
- a CDS encoding T9SS type A sorting domain-containing protein has protein sequence MKKYILVSVLFFLNLFLSGQPRPEKAPVDVDYKIADEELEEMQRNGVLLPPVKPAHHPWINIKTQPSRDLPLVYDMRQTPWLTSVKTQSSGGCWAYSVMGAVESRWLMLGMGTYDLSDNNLKYCHKYLPERSTNGNHWMATSYFARRSGPYAESQDPFPGGTTGPDNCPDDLTPLYYINQSRYTPPLDRDFTKQTLLEFGPVWTLMYYNATYFNTVTNTYFYGGTHAVNHAGVIVGWNDTLQTAGGTGAWIVRNTYGPNWGEAGYYYVSFFDAQFLQYNGYWPDVMEHEPDVYLYQYDEIGGYWGVGFGNETGYGLVKFEGAEGLTEITKVGTFVLYAGSGVGINIYEEFNDQLSGLLFSMDEVICDLPGYYTFDLDSTICIPEGKSFYVQIKYDSKNADNKWPIPIEDTIPTYSMPQIETGKYWVAPNPEIWPAAWYQAGHGTGLNYDLCIKTYAKQMPMPPPPFADAGENATLTEGENFAVAGAAALNFTSLLWMSDGDGTLVDETTFNPTYFPGQLDIANGSVNLIFFVTGLPPLNMMVTDTLNLTIRRYPTIEILYPYHQEKICDCALLTSGVASDPDNDLFVVEISVNNGDWLIAEGMGNWSSTISLNPGMNTIKARATDVANLTTESEEIEVICSVQTIFLPEGWSVISGFLIPDEPDVELLLTDIADNLVVIQNMNGMYAPPPINSNTLGNWNSLSGYKIKMLADDQLSFCGDLPESNSVSFSSGYHIIPYLSNRNAAITDLFDNPLQDLLYLFDLSEGKIFWPMGGIYTLTILNPGFGYQGYFLNPLTISFPAYEGFFFSGQKILAMDPEIPWRFKPTGEFHLFSLDSQALNTPGPGFIGAFDQFGQCVGAVQVDEQESENLLLTVFGDDEMTVGKDGAEEGEPVNFRFYNSLNNNEESLIALYDSLFPNAEGTFYPKGMSRIKGFMNGLSTSDPESHTNLIKIYPNPAKDHIMIDCPFEDGKFLLRLLSADGKVIRNLEVEGQKIQIPLISLEKGIYFVKIESLDGVIYRRFIKL, from the coding sequence ATGAAAAAATATATCCTTGTTTCCGTACTGTTTTTTCTCAACCTATTTCTTTCAGGTCAACCTAGGCCTGAAAAAGCACCTGTGGATGTAGATTACAAAATCGCTGATGAAGAGTTGGAGGAAATGCAGCGAAACGGGGTGCTTTTACCTCCCGTCAAACCGGCACATCACCCATGGATTAATATCAAAACTCAACCATCGCGCGATTTGCCATTGGTGTATGACATGCGACAGACACCCTGGCTCACATCGGTGAAGACGCAATCTTCCGGCGGGTGCTGGGCCTATTCGGTGATGGGTGCGGTGGAATCCCGCTGGCTGATGCTGGGCATGGGTACTTACGATCTTTCGGATAACAACCTGAAATACTGCCATAAATACTTACCCGAACGCAGTACGAATGGTAACCACTGGATGGCCACCTCCTATTTTGCCCGACGCTCAGGACCTTATGCTGAAAGTCAGGACCCCTTCCCGGGTGGAACCACAGGCCCTGATAACTGCCCGGATGACCTCACGCCGCTTTATTATATCAATCAATCGCGCTATACTCCGCCTCTTGACAGGGATTTCACAAAGCAAACCCTATTGGAATTTGGCCCGGTCTGGACGTTGATGTACTACAACGCCACTTACTTTAACACAGTAACGAATACTTATTTCTATGGCGGAACACATGCAGTCAATCATGCCGGGGTGATCGTAGGGTGGAACGATACCCTGCAAACGGCCGGCGGAACAGGCGCATGGATCGTGAGAAACACTTATGGCCCCAACTGGGGGGAGGCCGGCTATTACTATGTTTCTTTTTTTGATGCTCAATTCTTGCAATATAACGGCTACTGGCCTGATGTGATGGAGCACGAACCGGATGTGTACCTTTATCAGTACGATGAAATTGGAGGCTACTGGGGAGTAGGTTTTGGAAACGAAACCGGATACGGACTGGTGAAATTCGAAGGTGCAGAGGGATTGACAGAAATTACCAAAGTCGGGACTTTTGTGCTTTATGCCGGTTCAGGTGTCGGAATTAACATCTATGAAGAATTTAACGATCAACTATCCGGACTGCTCTTTTCAATGGATGAAGTGATTTGCGATTTACCCGGATATTATACCTTCGATCTGGATTCCACCATTTGCATCCCTGAAGGCAAATCATTTTACGTTCAGATTAAATATGATTCAAAAAATGCTGACAACAAATGGCCAATTCCCATTGAGGATACGATCCCTACCTACTCAATGCCGCAAATTGAAACCGGGAAATACTGGGTAGCCCCCAACCCCGAAATTTGGCCTGCAGCCTGGTACCAGGCAGGTCATGGAACAGGATTGAACTATGACCTTTGCATAAAAACTTATGCAAAGCAAATGCCCATGCCTCCTCCACCTTTTGCAGATGCCGGTGAAAATGCAACTTTGACAGAAGGTGAAAACTTTGCTGTTGCCGGCGCTGCCGCTCTAAATTTTACTTCACTACTATGGATGTCAGACGGGGATGGCACTTTGGTTGATGAAACCACTTTTAATCCGACCTATTTCCCCGGCCAGTTGGATATTGCAAATGGAAGTGTAAATCTCATCTTTTTTGTTACTGGTTTGCCTCCATTGAACATGATGGTAACCGATACGCTGAACCTTACCATCCGTCGCTATCCGACCATTGAAATTCTTTATCCATATCACCAGGAAAAAATTTGTGATTGCGCGCTTTTAACCTCAGGAGTTGCCTCCGATCCGGATAACGATCTTTTTGTGGTCGAAATATCAGTAAATAATGGTGATTGGCTTATCGCTGAAGGGATGGGTAACTGGTCGTCAACGATCTCACTCAACCCGGGGATGAACACGATTAAAGCCAGGGCCACTGATGTAGCAAATCTGACAACGGAATCAGAAGAAATTGAAGTGATTTGCAGCGTTCAAACCATTTTCCTGCCTGAAGGCTGGTCAGTTATTTCGGGTTTTTTAATTCCAGACGAACCAGATGTGGAGTTGCTTCTTACAGATATTGCCGATAATCTTGTGGTGATCCAGAACATGAACGGTATGTACGCCCCGCCTCCGATCAACTCCAACACACTTGGTAACTGGAACAGCCTGTCAGGCTACAAAATTAAAATGCTGGCCGACGACCAACTGTCTTTTTGTGGTGACTTGCCCGAAAGTAACTCGGTATCATTCTCATCAGGATACCATATTATCCCCTACCTGAGTAACCGGAATGCTGCTATCACGGATCTTTTCGATAATCCTCTTCAGGACCTGTTGTATCTTTTTGATTTAAGCGAAGGGAAAATCTTTTGGCCGATGGGAGGAATCTACACATTAACCATACTGAACCCTGGCTTTGGTTACCAGGGATATTTTCTGAATCCATTGACAATTAGCTTTCCCGCGTATGAAGGATTCTTTTTTTCCGGCCAGAAAATATTGGCGATGGATCCGGAAATACCCTGGAGGTTCAAACCAACCGGAGAATTTCATTTGTTTAGCCTGGACAGCCAAGCATTAAATACACCTGGACCTGGTTTTATCGGGGCATTTGATCAGTTTGGGCAATGTGTTGGCGCGGTTCAGGTCGATGAACAGGAATCTGAAAATTTGCTGCTGACTGTTTTTGGGGATGATGAAATGACCGTGGGAAAGGACGGGGCAGAGGAAGGTGAACCCGTAAACTTTAGGTTTTACAATTCGTTGAATAACAATGAAGAGTCCCTTATTGCATTGTACGATTCATTATTTCCAAATGCTGAGGGTACTTTTTACCCAAAAGGAATGTCGCGTATCAAAGGTTTTATGAATGGGCTGTCAACTTCTGATCCTGAAAGCCATACAAACTTAATAAAGATTTACCCAAATCCGGCTAAGGATCACATCATGATTGATTGTCCGTTTGAAGATGGAAAATTTTTACTCCGGTTACTTTCTGCAGATGGTAAAGTAATCAGAAATCTGGAGGTGGAGGGACAAAAAATTCAGATTCCTCTGATCAGCTTGGAAAAAGGGATCTATTTCGTGAAAATTGAATCTCTGGATGGCGTAATCTACCGGAGGTTCATCAAACTATAA
- a CDS encoding T9SS type A sorting domain-containing protein, with product MKTKLLLLFICSFSIVHNLFSQFTLPFGFEKSFLTQVFDEQGNIIPNAWNGGLYAVQFGEADLDYDGINDLVVFDRYGNRILTYKNLGVAGQISYQFNPGLSGNLPHFDDWVIFTDYNMDGLNDIFTYSKGFAGIKVYRNNGPEATDQFELVVSPYLTSFQGSGYVNILTTYVDYPAIVDIDDDGDLDILTFWGLGSFVELHTNESMEHFGVPDSLIYRKTENCWGRFAESDESNQLYLDTCFAFRREVKGKDMQAIISGSGLQRNEFRHTGSTFLVFDENGDGLDDLLLGDVDFSAPALLTNWGTPDEALIGVYTFNWPAYDVPVDLMSFPLMAFIDVNNNGKKDLIASVFDPSLIKSENLDNIWYYENVSQTNAPEFRLRTKCFLQDEMLDFGAGAAPVFFDYNRDGLADILVGNFGYLDSCFYGAGLNLNCLYRGQLALLQNVGTAGSPKFKLIDKNFANLPGYFPKGESPFALVPAIADLDGDGDEDLLVGNAWGNLLFFENIASSGQPADFVLAEENYQSIYVDSYSAPQLFDLTGNGLPDLVVGKRNGTITFFQNTGTAENPVFTFITDSLGRVDVRNPDLSIYGHCIPHFFRDKDGNTRLFAGSEFGEIHYYTGIDNNLDGQFDLVMKNYLWIDEGLRSTVAVANLNSDDYLDMIVGNYSGGLSFFQGTLPPPAGILKPETAGFDIRIFPNPVTETFMVEMVEKPGFTLQPIRLTIFDLTGRAISSLQHSSDKAPTIDASTIPAGIYFLQIQFDKNANQVFQQVLKFVKL from the coding sequence ATGAAAACCAAACTGTTACTCCTTTTTATTTGCTCGTTTTCGATTGTTCATAACCTATTTTCTCAATTCACTCTTCCGTTTGGTTTTGAAAAGAGTTTTTTGACCCAGGTATTCGACGAGCAAGGGAATATTATCCCAAATGCCTGGAATGGAGGTTTGTATGCAGTTCAGTTTGGAGAAGCCGATCTTGACTATGACGGAATCAATGACCTTGTGGTTTTCGATAGATATGGCAATCGCATTTTAACCTACAAGAACCTCGGAGTTGCCGGCCAAATCAGCTATCAGTTCAACCCGGGACTAAGCGGAAATTTACCTCATTTTGACGATTGGGTAATTTTTACCGATTATAACATGGACGGTCTGAATGACATCTTTACCTATTCAAAAGGGTTTGCCGGCATTAAGGTTTACAGGAACAATGGCCCGGAAGCAACAGACCAGTTTGAACTTGTTGTATCGCCTTATCTCACTTCCTTTCAGGGATCAGGTTATGTGAATATCCTGACCACCTATGTGGATTACCCTGCAATTGTTGATATTGATGACGACGGCGACCTGGATATTTTAACTTTCTGGGGACTGGGTTCTTTTGTTGAGCTGCACACCAACGAATCCATGGAACACTTCGGAGTGCCTGATTCATTGATTTACCGCAAGACAGAAAATTGCTGGGGACGATTTGCCGAAAGTGATGAATCCAACCAGTTGTATCTTGATACGTGTTTTGCATTTCGGCGGGAGGTAAAAGGAAAAGACATGCAGGCCATAATTTCTGGCAGCGGGTTGCAAAGAAATGAGTTCCGGCATACCGGATCAACCTTTCTGGTTTTTGATGAAAACGGTGACGGACTGGATGACCTTCTGCTAGGCGATGTGGACTTTTCGGCGCCTGCTTTGCTTACCAACTGGGGAACTCCCGATGAGGCTTTAATTGGAGTATATACATTCAACTGGCCGGCTTATGATGTGCCCGTTGACCTGATGTCATTCCCGTTGATGGCTTTCATAGATGTAAACAACAATGGCAAAAAGGATCTTATCGCTTCGGTATTCGATCCCAGTTTGATAAAATCCGAAAACCTTGATAATATTTGGTATTATGAAAATGTAAGCCAAACCAATGCACCGGAGTTCCGGTTGCGGACTAAGTGTTTTCTTCAGGATGAAATGCTTGATTTCGGAGCTGGCGCTGCACCTGTTTTCTTTGATTACAACAGGGATGGGTTGGCGGATATTTTGGTTGGAAATTTTGGTTACCTCGATAGCTGTTTTTACGGCGCCGGTCTGAATCTGAATTGCCTGTACCGGGGTCAATTGGCCTTACTGCAAAATGTTGGCACTGCCGGATCACCCAAATTTAAACTGATCGATAAAAATTTTGCCAACTTACCCGGCTATTTTCCAAAAGGAGAGTCCCCCTTTGCGTTGGTTCCCGCAATAGCTGACCTTGATGGTGATGGCGATGAAGACCTGCTGGTCGGCAATGCCTGGGGTAACCTCCTTTTTTTCGAAAACATTGCCTCTTCCGGACAGCCTGCTGATTTTGTCCTTGCAGAGGAAAATTACCAATCCATTTATGTTGACTCCTACAGTGCTCCCCAACTTTTTGATCTGACGGGTAATGGCTTGCCCGATTTGGTTGTTGGAAAGCGTAACGGAACCATAACTTTTTTTCAAAATACCGGAACGGCTGAAAATCCGGTTTTTACTTTTATAACCGACAGCCTTGGCAGAGTGGATGTCCGTAACCCGGATCTTTCCATTTACGGTCATTGCATTCCTCACTTCTTCAGGGATAAGGACGGAAACACCCGCCTCTTTGCCGGATCAGAGTTTGGCGAGATCCATTACTACACCGGGATTGACAACAATCTTGATGGCCAGTTTGATCTGGTGATGAAGAACTACCTCTGGATTGATGAAGGGTTGCGAAGTACGGTTGCTGTTGCAAATTTGAATTCTGATGATTATCTTGACATGATTGTTGGAAATTATTCCGGTGGCTTATCTTTTTTCCAGGGAACTTTACCGCCACCGGCTGGCATTTTGAAACCGGAAACTGCAGGGTTTGACATCAGGATTTTCCCGAATCCGGTAACTGAAACTTTTATGGTTGAGATGGTGGAAAAGCCCGGTTTTACACTGCAACCGATCAGGCTGACCATATTTGATTTGACCGGAAGGGCAATATCAAGCCTTCAGCATTCATCCGATAAAGCCCCTACTATTGATGCAAGTACTATACCTGCAGGCATTTACTTTCTTCAAATCCAGTTTGATAAAAATGCGAATCAGGTTTTTCAGCAGGTTCTCAAATTCGTTAAGCTATGA